The following coding sequences lie in one Leptospira stimsonii genomic window:
- a CDS encoding TonB-dependent receptor plug domain-containing protein, translating to MGKSYGKDGFQDRKTDRNQRILLFSLALLLSATSEVLSQTTARLKILAASKTDPPREVWIRGEGYSKILSFSDQTELSVELQRRGTYDVVLTFQSGRMEQKSIRVDSDQERVEFLPKRKFDSGINVVGKKPDFPPSYTLNQEDAIRMPGGFGDALKAVQSLPGVTPLYQTYTGSSFQNAIQTFNQKSTSSSPDKPNGEPGFLVMRGAGTRANQFYFNGLPMSYPFHADGLTSVISNQAIRSMELYSGSYSARYGFATGGIINIEGFQKRDSNLRVAHLNALLTDVYAYHNITKDLNVSVSGKKYYPNVVFGKIPHLIPTETFLADYNDYQARIGWDISDKHSISFQTFGARDKRYPFKEYSQYTPKEAGRSAFQPPSDNARLNRVFRTDGFQHIWKPTNAITNTFNVSRNYFNEITESGLDTLVLDFSKKTNPLSLFERVHTVQNEYFNDLKQLENISEIELLKRNWKIAFGGQYREVNAGYKGKITQFNPDPFYNFYHKLLLSSPETTAILEGDSVNTRQIGYFLENKIKIKDLNVNLGIRREYYDKEKVWKTAPRIGVSQEIPWTQSRIFAGYGKHFQAPVDVSRYSAKTGNPNLKMEESDHAEIGWDQKVGALWNVKVEGYHNTFSNLSVADPFVMDPFSRNRDLARESLDPNVNSSLFRPNHLNYSNSMNGFSKGVELFIKKEPSTDSGFYGWLSYTKSVTKRNRNLPEMTDQQYAAWSAQSSSKELLHQEDTKHYYANYYRDGSYDLLLKNSKEELYDFDRTHVFTMVLGWKFSDKGQIGIKTTYLTNYAYTPVSGSVQTTLNQSISEAFPDLPPLSSSGSGSSSLPVYKPIYSDMHRSARLPHYKQFDIRFDRFIHTDWGKITLYLELVNITGNRIASGPGTFVPILPHVPGANPQTQYMYINGQQALQTDKNKIPYLNFGIELRF from the coding sequence ATGGGCAAATCGTACGGTAAAGATGGATTTCAAGATCGAAAAACAGATCGAAACCAAAGGATTCTTTTATTTTCACTCGCGCTCTTGTTGAGTGCTACAAGCGAGGTATTATCGCAAACTACCGCACGTTTAAAAATATTGGCGGCTTCTAAGACGGATCCGCCGAGGGAAGTTTGGATTCGAGGGGAGGGCTATTCTAAAATTCTTTCTTTTTCCGATCAGACAGAACTCTCCGTTGAATTGCAACGTCGCGGAACTTACGACGTTGTACTTACTTTTCAAAGCGGTCGAATGGAGCAGAAATCGATTCGTGTTGATTCCGATCAGGAACGCGTAGAATTCTTACCAAAACGAAAGTTCGACTCGGGTATCAACGTAGTCGGAAAGAAGCCCGACTTTCCGCCGAGTTATACATTAAATCAAGAAGACGCCATTCGAATGCCGGGCGGTTTCGGAGACGCATTGAAAGCGGTTCAATCTTTGCCCGGAGTGACTCCGTTGTATCAGACTTATACCGGTTCCAGTTTTCAGAACGCGATTCAGACGTTTAACCAAAAATCGACCTCGAGCAGTCCGGACAAACCGAACGGAGAGCCAGGTTTTCTCGTGATGAGAGGGGCGGGGACCAGGGCCAATCAATTCTATTTCAACGGACTTCCGATGAGTTATCCGTTTCACGCGGACGGTTTGACGTCCGTAATCAGCAATCAGGCGATCCGTTCTATGGAATTGTATTCCGGTTCTTATTCTGCGCGTTACGGCTTCGCAACGGGAGGAATTATCAACATTGAAGGATTTCAAAAAAGAGACTCCAATCTAAGAGTGGCACATTTGAACGCGCTCCTTACGGATGTATACGCATACCATAATATTACAAAAGACTTAAATGTTTCCGTTTCCGGGAAGAAATACTATCCAAACGTTGTTTTCGGAAAAATTCCTCACCTGATCCCGACGGAAACTTTTTTGGCGGATTACAACGATTATCAGGCGAGAATAGGTTGGGATATCAGCGACAAACATTCGATTTCCTTTCAGACGTTCGGCGCAAGAGACAAACGATATCCTTTTAAGGAATATAGTCAATATACACCGAAGGAAGCCGGTCGATCCGCATTTCAGCCCCCATCCGATAATGCGAGATTGAATCGCGTTTTTAGGACGGACGGGTTTCAGCATATTTGGAAACCGACGAACGCGATCACCAATACTTTCAATGTTTCCAGAAATTACTTCAATGAAATCACGGAAAGCGGTCTGGATACCTTGGTTTTGGATTTTTCGAAAAAGACAAATCCACTTTCCCTTTTTGAAAGAGTTCACACGGTACAAAACGAATACTTTAACGATCTAAAACAGTTGGAAAATATCTCCGAAATTGAGTTGCTAAAACGAAATTGGAAAATCGCTTTCGGTGGACAATATCGGGAAGTAAATGCGGGTTATAAGGGAAAGATCACGCAGTTCAATCCGGATCCGTTTTATAACTTTTATCATAAACTATTGCTCTCGTCTCCGGAGACAACGGCGATTTTGGAAGGAGATTCGGTGAATACGAGACAGATCGGTTATTTTTTAGAGAACAAAATAAAGATCAAAGATCTAAACGTAAATTTGGGAATTAGGAGGGAATACTACGATAAAGAAAAGGTTTGGAAAACCGCCCCAAGAATCGGAGTCAGTCAAGAGATACCTTGGACCCAGTCTCGCATTTTTGCAGGTTATGGAAAACACTTTCAGGCGCCGGTCGACGTTAGTCGTTATTCGGCGAAAACAGGGAATCCAAATTTGAAAATGGAGGAATCGGACCACGCAGAAATCGGATGGGATCAAAAGGTCGGGGCTCTTTGGAATGTGAAAGTGGAAGGGTATCACAATACGTTTTCCAATTTAAGCGTCGCCGATCCGTTCGTAATGGATCCATTCTCAAGAAATCGGGATCTCGCGCGGGAGTCGTTGGATCCGAATGTAAATTCTTCCTTGTTTCGTCCGAATCATCTGAATTATTCCAACTCGATGAACGGCTTCTCTAAGGGTGTGGAGCTTTTTATTAAGAAAGAACCGAGCACAGACTCTGGTTTTTACGGCTGGCTCTCTTATACGAAGTCCGTCACGAAAAGAAATCGAAATCTTCCTGAAATGACCGACCAGCAATACGCCGCTTGGTCAGCACAAAGTTCTTCAAAAGAATTGCTTCATCAGGAGGATACGAAGCACTATTACGCGAATTATTATCGGGATGGAAGTTACGATCTTCTTCTCAAAAACTCTAAGGAAGAATTGTACGACTTCGACAGAACTCACGTTTTTACGATGGTGCTCGGCTGGAAGTTTTCGGACAAGGGGCAGATCGGAATAAAAACGACCTACTTAACGAATTATGCATATACTCCCGTATCTGGTTCGGTCCAGACTACTTTGAATCAAAGCATCAGCGAAGCATTTCCTGATCTACCTCCTCTTTCCTCGAGCGGAAGCGGGAGTAGTTCTTTGCCGGTGTATAAGCCGATTTATTCGGATATGCATCGTTCGGCGAGGCTTCCTCATTATAAACAATTCGACATCCGTTTTGATCGATTCATTCACACGGATTGGGGAAAAATTACACTCTATTTGGAGCTCGTGAACATCACGGGAAATCGGATTGCCTCCGGACCCGGAACTTTTGTACCGATTCTCCCCCATGTTCCCGGCGCAAATCCTCAGACGCAGTATATGTATATCAACGGTCAACAAGCATTGCAGACGGATAAGAATAAGATTCCGTATTTGAATTTCGGAATCGAACTGCGATTTTGA
- a CDS encoding Lp29 family lipoprotein, producing MKDQQSFRFFFFLFLFLLNCNYHYYVQKSPAESAIIPNLSKGRIVYIGFRPFSAELTTSNSQERIYTANLVYPDRTVPKFQNGFYASDLRSFGFRKDVPSEKVKKFVKDYLNEVKESGVLELTYVTSIEKKGEERIYKLKDVGADYYVVGIHNPAFQSTKNFAGSFVQLFSSIFSVITFGLIPSYASLQAETEIKIYDKNLNQLTTIQYDNGYSVLGAVWASSIPEECGRMGCNALKQVSSPPKFVYQDLGPKMELDIVTFIQSHPSYRR from the coding sequence ATGAAAGATCAGCAAAGCTTCCGATTCTTCTTTTTTTTATTTTTGTTCCTTCTGAATTGTAATTACCACTATTACGTCCAGAAAAGTCCAGCCGAGTCCGCGATAATTCCGAATCTATCTAAGGGAAGAATTGTCTATATCGGTTTTCGTCCGTTTTCCGCGGAATTGACTACTTCGAACTCTCAGGAAAGAATTTATACGGCCAATCTGGTTTATCCAGATCGAACCGTTCCCAAGTTTCAGAACGGATTTTACGCATCGGACTTGAGGTCTTTCGGTTTTAGAAAAGACGTTCCTTCGGAAAAAGTTAAGAAGTTTGTGAAGGATTATCTGAACGAAGTGAAAGAGAGTGGAGTTTTGGAACTCACCTATGTTACGAGTATAGAAAAAAAGGGAGAGGAAAGAATTTACAAATTAAAGGACGTCGGCGCGGACTATTACGTCGTTGGCATTCATAATCCTGCTTTTCAATCAACGAAAAATTTTGCCGGAAGTTTTGTTCAGCTTTTTTCCTCGATCTTCTCCGTCATAACTTTCGGTTTGATCCCGAGCTATGCTTCCTTACAAGCAGAAACGGAAATTAAGATATATGATAAAAATTTGAATCAACTAACGACGATTCAATACGATAACGGATATTCGGTTTTAGGAGCGGTATGGGCTTCTTCCATTCCGGAAGAATGTGGTAGAATGGGGTGTAACGCCCTAAAACAGGTGAGTTCGCCTCCTAAATTCGTTTACCAAGATTTGGGTCCTAAGATGGAATTGGATATTGTAACCTTTATCCAATCACATCCTTCGTATCGTAGATGA
- a CDS encoding c-type cytochrome, with translation MKFTKSLIFLLAAVLFWNCESKTPPLEYFPDMADSPAREAQEVDPISSNGAASRIPPKGAIPVNYHPYEFLGMDVTQLPNKGLSNPYKNDLANLQKGEAKYQTYCSPCHGVRGAGNGTVVGPEPRLKAINEFGNMRPLINERVNGYSDGQIYHVITAGWSRMKSYSAQVSPEDRWKIVLYVRKLQEYEKRTKKDVARN, from the coding sequence ATGAAATTTACTAAATCACTGATTTTTCTTTTGGCCGCTGTTCTATTTTGGAACTGCGAGTCCAAAACGCCTCCACTGGAATACTTTCCGGATATGGCAGATTCTCCTGCGAGAGAAGCGCAGGAAGTGGATCCGATTTCGAGCAACGGAGCGGCGTCCAGAATTCCTCCGAAGGGCGCGATTCCTGTGAACTATCATCCATACGAATTCCTCGGAATGGACGTAACACAATTACCTAATAAAGGACTTTCTAATCCTTATAAGAATGATTTAGCGAATCTCCAAAAAGGAGAGGCGAAATACCAAACTTATTGTTCACCTTGCCACGGCGTAAGAGGAGCAGGGAACGGAACCGTCGTTGGTCCGGAGCCGCGCTTGAAGGCCATAAACGAATTTGGTAATATGCGACCTCTGATTAACGAAAGGGTTAATGGATATTCCGACGGACAGATCTATCACGTGATAACCGCGGGATGGAGTAGGATGAAAAGCTATTCAGCTCAAGTTTCTCCCGAAGACCGCTGGAAGATCGTTCTCTACGTGAGAAAACTCCAGGAATACGAGAAAAGAACAAAAAAAGACGTGGCCAGGAATTAA
- a CDS encoding DUF3341 domain-containing protein, with the protein MYRPHKEQFHTFEETSAGVFGLFDSPAEIISAAEKTKEKNYTNFDCFTPYPVHGLDDAMGVPRSGLPWVTFFMGLFGCTVGFGMQYLTHKFDWPINISGKNLNAWFAYIPITFEFTVFMAGVGTAAAMFFLTKLPKINRRVLHPDITTDKFALWIPSSSKGYKEDEVVSFIKGLGGKNVEVVK; encoded by the coding sequence ATGTATAGACCTCATAAAGAACAATTTCATACGTTTGAAGAAACGAGCGCCGGAGTATTCGGCCTCTTCGACTCCCCAGCGGAAATTATTTCTGCGGCGGAAAAAACGAAAGAGAAGAATTATACGAACTTCGATTGTTTCACTCCGTATCCGGTTCACGGATTGGATGACGCGATGGGAGTTCCCCGTTCCGGTCTTCCTTGGGTCACATTCTTCATGGGACTTTTCGGTTGCACCGTAGGTTTCGGAATGCAATATCTCACTCACAAGTTTGATTGGCCGATCAACATCTCCGGAAAGAACTTGAACGCTTGGTTTGCTTATATCCCGATCACATTCGAGTTCACCGTGTTTATGGCCGGTGTAGGAACCGCGGCGGCGATGTTCTTTCTAACCAAACTTCCGAAGATCAATCGGAGAGTTTTGCATCCCGATATCACTACGGACAAGTTTGCACTCTGGATCCCTTCTTCTTCCAAAGGTTACAAGGAAGACGAAGTGGTTAGCTTTATCAAAGGTCTTGGCGGAAAAAACGTCGAGGTTGTGAAATAG
- a CDS encoding cytochrome c3 family protein, which yields MNNRALKLSVPLIAIAAVAYLIFSPSKYVGYAPDQPIPFNHKIHAGDNKIDCKYCHTGVETSAHATVPSTSTCMNCHSLVATSKPLIKTLTKSYNENKPLEWVKVHDMPDHVQFNHSRHISRGVDCSQCHGNVAEMVKVKQVASLNMGYCVDCHRENNAPTDCSTCHR from the coding sequence ATGAATAACAGAGCACTGAAACTTTCGGTACCGCTCATTGCCATCGCGGCCGTAGCGTATCTGATTTTCTCTCCCTCCAAGTATGTTGGGTATGCGCCCGATCAGCCTATACCCTTCAATCATAAGATACATGCCGGAGATAATAAGATAGACTGTAAGTACTGTCACACCGGGGTAGAAACCTCAGCACACGCCACAGTCCCCTCCACATCAACTTGCATGAACTGCCACTCTCTTGTAGCAACCTCCAAACCCCTCATCAAAACGCTGACAAAATCGTATAACGAAAACAAGCCGCTTGAATGGGTGAAGGTGCACGATATGCCGGATCACGTTCAATTCAACCACTCTCGTCACATTTCGAGAGGAGTGGATTGTTCTCAGTGTCATGGAAACGTAGCGGAGATGGTCAAAGTGAAACAAGTCGCATCCCTGAATATGGGATACTGCGTGGATTGTCACAGAGAGAACAACGCACCGACCGACTGTTCAACCTGCCACAGATAA
- the nrfD gene encoding NrfD/PsrC family molybdoenzyme membrane anchor subunit yields the protein MSNAVKEALDIQPLVTGGKSVRDVTEDILRPVEAFPTSLWWKAFLLVLTITVIDLGIIGYLMWEGLYILGINNPVAWGFFIVNFVFWIGIGHAGTLISAVLYLFRQEWRTGINRAAEAMTIFAVLTAASNLIIHIGRPWVGFWLFPYPNERGPLWVNFRSPLIWDTFAVSTYLTISLVFWYIGLIPDIAAVRDRSKGEMKRKIYDILSLGWVGSNKAWSHLEMVAMILAALSTPLVLSVHTIVSFDFAVSILPGWHTTIFPPYFVAGAIFSGFAMVVTLMVIAREVFNLKDYITMKHLENMNKVIMVTGLIVGLAYSTEFFMAWYSGNEYEGFTFVNRAFGPYGWAYFIMFSCNVFSPQVFWWKKLRTSIPVMFIISIVVNIGMWFERYVIVMTTHADFLPSSWDMYIPTVYDFMMLIGTFGIFFTLFLLFCRIMPVIAIAEVKTVMPHKDGGHH from the coding sequence ATGTCCAACGCAGTCAAAGAAGCCCTGGATATCCAGCCTCTCGTAACCGGCGGTAAGTCGGTTCGAGACGTTACCGAAGATATCCTTAGACCGGTCGAAGCGTTCCCCACTTCTTTGTGGTGGAAGGCTTTCCTTCTGGTTCTTACCATTACAGTCATCGATTTAGGTATCATCGGATATCTAATGTGGGAAGGTCTCTATATCCTCGGGATCAACAATCCTGTGGCTTGGGGATTTTTCATCGTAAACTTCGTATTCTGGATCGGGATCGGTCACGCCGGAACCCTGATTTCAGCCGTCCTTTATCTGTTCCGCCAAGAATGGAGAACAGGGATCAACCGTGCCGCGGAAGCGATGACCATCTTCGCCGTGTTAACCGCCGCTTCCAACTTGATCATCCACATCGGTAGACCTTGGGTGGGATTTTGGTTGTTCCCTTATCCGAACGAAAGAGGGCCTCTTTGGGTCAACTTCCGTTCTCCTCTGATCTGGGATACGTTCGCGGTTTCGACTTACTTAACGATCTCTCTCGTGTTCTGGTATATCGGTTTGATTCCGGATATCGCGGCTGTAAGAGACCGTTCCAAAGGTGAGATGAAACGTAAGATCTACGACATTCTTTCTTTAGGTTGGGTAGGCTCGAACAAGGCCTGGTCTCACCTCGAGATGGTTGCGATGATCCTCGCGGCTCTTTCCACTCCTCTGGTTCTTTCGGTTCACACGATCGTATCCTTCGACTTCGCGGTTTCCATTCTTCCTGGATGGCACACGACGATCTTCCCTCCATACTTCGTGGCTGGGGCGATTTTCTCCGGATTCGCGATGGTTGTGACCCTGATGGTAATCGCGAGAGAAGTGTTCAACCTGAAAGACTACATCACGATGAAACACTTGGAGAATATGAACAAGGTCATCATGGTCACTGGTTTGATCGTGGGTCTTGCTTACTCCACCGAGTTCTTCATGGCATGGTATTCGGGTAACGAGTACGAAGGATTTACCTTCGTAAACAGAGCCTTCGGTCCGTACGGTTGGGCTTACTTCATTATGTTTAGCTGTAACGTTTTTTCTCCGCAGGTATTCTGGTGGAAAAAACTCAGAACCAGCATTCCGGTCATGTTTATCATTTCTATCGTCGTAAACATCGGGATGTGGTTCGAAAGATACGTGATCGTTATGACGACGCACGCGGACTTCCTTCCTTCCAGTTGGGATATGTATATTCCAACCGTTTACGACTTCATGATGCTCATCGGAACGTTCGGAATCTTCTTCACGTTGTTCCTTCTGTTCTGTAGAATCATGCCTGTTATCGCGATCGCGGAAGTCAAAACCGTAATGCCTCACAAAGACGGAGGACACCACTGA
- the lsa16 gene encoding E-cadherin-binding lipoprotein adhesin Lsa16 — MKRNITLVVLLTATALLLGACSKLAQVTNHKNCDPSLVNPSLNPTVPIFAEADATSAVKERVAPGTVVRVYDYRNHGPNPRPFVRVKTETAEGWINPRCLVVGQDPEKSVFSWGYRKDYVHFYNPEDHEHYPNGYEFPDYASLPKDKVPLAELAPELKK, encoded by the coding sequence ATGAAAAGAAATATAACACTTGTTGTTCTCTTGACCGCAACGGCTCTTCTTCTGGGAGCATGTTCCAAATTGGCCCAGGTTACAAATCATAAGAATTGTGATCCTAGTTTGGTGAATCCTTCTCTGAACCCGACGGTACCAATCTTTGCGGAAGCGGATGCGACGTCCGCCGTGAAGGAGAGAGTTGCACCTGGAACCGTTGTAAGAGTGTATGACTATAGAAATCATGGACCAAACCCAAGACCGTTTGTTCGTGTAAAAACCGAAACCGCGGAAGGTTGGATCAATCCTCGTTGTTTGGTCGTCGGTCAAGATCCTGAAAAATCCGTTTTTTCTTGGGGTTACCGCAAAGACTACGTTCACTTTTACAATCCGGAAGATCACGAACACTATCCAAACGGATACGAATTCCCGGATTATGCTTCTCTTCCAAAGGACAAGGTTCCGCTCGCGGAACTTGCTCCTGAATTGAAGAAGTAA
- a CDS encoding TAT-variant-translocated molybdopterin oxidoreductase, whose translation MDQKNFQKEKKAHWLSYDLRDKDEEVKEMQKAEFFTSPDPLIARIKSGEFDRKSFLKLMGAGVAMTSLNCVRKPIEKIVPYVDLNKPDENAQYDFVKHGHSYYYASVYAGTGILIKARDGRPLKLEGNPDHPVSQGALGAAGQASIFDLYDPDRAQGPATIEGGIEVKADWATVDAKVKAALASNKGKTVVVTRPLDSPSTKSIIGDFLRTVGGGKHYEISLTSAEEVVAKGQAASYGKALIPNYHFDLANVILSIDCDFMGNWLSPEEHQKDFSKRRNLRNGAKDVNFFVAAESIPTMSGSNADLRLPIRPGDQTALALAIAAALGELGANTKDALGGATVASLASSLGVSEENIRKTAKALWSNKGKSLVVAGSLAATTKDAVDLQVLVNLLNSVLENDGKTVDHSNPKKEGSADYSNNLNSLASELKGTKVGVLFVNDVNLVYQAGEEWKNLLHQAALVVSLSDRADETALASNVLATTTHFLESWGDSEVTKGIFSIQQPAVRPLFNSRSFEDSLIAFAGGSLGGETSFYEYVKNSWTKKLGSKQKWEDLLRIGTTVKASDRKKSAGSSRNFNRSALKKIASPSAGLKLALYETSAIGDGRAANNSQLQELPDPVTKVTWDNYILLSPALAKEKGISSNDVLVLKTGNKTIELPAQIQPGMHKEAIGVAVGYGRTAAGAVGTGVGKNAYVLSENGIYSGIAVTSLEKTGKTYKLACTQHHHMLSPGFNYPDRPLVQSTSIEEYRKNPASGKAASEIPKILKDGKLVDAVGANPNYSYPGYKWGMSIDLSSCTGCGSCVIACQVENNIPVVGRDEVRVGREMHWLRIDRYYIGEPDQPETLQVAHQPMLCQHCDNAPCETVCPVLATVHSSEGINDMVYNRCVGTRYCSNNCPYKVRRFNWMQHWYNGAEGAKAPRYLGLNPEVTVRGRGVMEKCNFCSHKIAEAKIAAKNEGRVLKDGEVKTACQQSCAADAISFGNTNDKTSEVAKLSSDPRSYRVLEYLNVGPQVAYLTRVRSSI comes from the coding sequence ATGGATCAAAAAAATTTCCAAAAAGAAAAGAAGGCTCACTGGCTCTCTTATGATCTCAGAGACAAAGACGAAGAAGTTAAGGAAATGCAAAAAGCGGAATTCTTTACTTCTCCGGATCCTCTGATCGCGAGAATTAAGTCGGGAGAATTCGATCGCAAATCCTTTCTCAAATTGATGGGAGCCGGGGTCGCGATGACCTCTCTCAATTGTGTGCGTAAGCCGATTGAGAAAATCGTTCCTTATGTGGATCTCAATAAGCCGGACGAAAACGCTCAATATGATTTCGTAAAACACGGACATTCTTACTACTACGCTTCCGTTTATGCAGGAACCGGGATTCTAATCAAAGCAAGAGACGGACGTCCTCTGAAACTCGAAGGAAATCCCGATCATCCGGTTTCTCAAGGAGCGCTCGGCGCCGCAGGTCAGGCTTCTATCTTCGATCTTTACGATCCGGACAGAGCGCAAGGACCGGCTACCATCGAAGGTGGTATTGAGGTTAAAGCCGATTGGGCGACCGTTGACGCAAAAGTAAAAGCGGCTCTGGCTTCCAACAAAGGTAAAACAGTCGTTGTTACAAGACCGCTCGATTCTCCTTCCACGAAGTCGATCATCGGAGATTTTCTTCGCACGGTTGGCGGTGGAAAACACTACGAGATTTCTCTTACTTCTGCGGAAGAAGTTGTGGCAAAAGGGCAGGCCGCTTCCTACGGAAAGGCTCTCATTCCGAACTATCACTTCGATCTCGCGAACGTAATTCTTTCTATCGATTGCGACTTTATGGGCAATTGGCTTTCTCCCGAGGAACACCAAAAAGATTTTTCTAAAAGAAGAAATCTTCGTAACGGTGCGAAGGACGTAAACTTCTTCGTAGCGGCGGAATCCATTCCTACGATGTCGGGATCCAATGCCGATCTTCGTCTTCCGATTCGTCCCGGGGATCAAACCGCTCTCGCTCTTGCGATCGCGGCGGCTCTCGGCGAACTCGGAGCCAACACAAAAGACGCGTTAGGCGGTGCTACCGTTGCAAGCCTCGCTTCTTCCTTAGGTGTGAGCGAAGAAAATATCCGTAAGACTGCAAAGGCTCTTTGGTCCAACAAAGGCAAGTCTCTCGTGGTTGCGGGAAGTCTCGCTGCGACGACCAAAGACGCAGTGGATCTTCAAGTTCTTGTAAACCTTCTCAACAGCGTTTTGGAAAATGACGGCAAAACCGTGGATCATTCCAATCCGAAAAAAGAAGGTTCTGCGGATTATTCGAACAATCTGAATTCTTTAGCTTCCGAGCTGAAAGGAACCAAAGTAGGCGTTCTTTTCGTAAACGACGTCAACCTGGTTTATCAAGCGGGAGAAGAATGGAAAAACCTTCTTCACCAAGCCGCGTTAGTCGTTTCTTTGAGCGATCGTGCGGATGAGACTGCGCTTGCGTCTAACGTTCTCGCGACCACCACTCATTTCCTCGAGTCTTGGGGAGATTCCGAAGTCACAAAAGGAATTTTCTCGATCCAACAACCTGCGGTTCGTCCTCTCTTCAATTCTCGTTCTTTTGAAGACAGTTTGATCGCTTTTGCGGGCGGATCTCTCGGCGGAGAAACGAGCTTTTACGAATACGTAAAAAATTCTTGGACCAAAAAACTCGGTTCGAAACAAAAATGGGAAGACCTCTTAAGAATCGGAACCACCGTAAAGGCGTCCGATCGTAAGAAGTCCGCCGGTTCTTCTCGGAACTTCAACCGTTCCGCTCTTAAAAAAATCGCTTCTCCTTCTGCGGGACTCAAACTCGCGTTGTATGAAACCTCTGCGATCGGAGACGGTAGAGCCGCGAACAATTCTCAGCTCCAAGAACTTCCCGATCCGGTCACCAAAGTTACTTGGGACAACTACATTCTTCTTTCTCCCGCTCTTGCAAAAGAAAAGGGAATTTCTTCAAACGACGTTCTGGTTTTAAAAACCGGAAACAAAACGATCGAACTTCCGGCGCAGATCCAACCTGGAATGCACAAAGAAGCGATCGGTGTTGCGGTCGGTTATGGAAGAACTGCTGCGGGCGCCGTCGGAACCGGAGTTGGTAAGAATGCGTATGTTCTTTCCGAAAACGGAATCTATTCAGGAATCGCAGTCACTTCTCTGGAGAAAACAGGAAAGACTTACAAGTTGGCTTGCACTCAGCATCACCACATGTTGTCTCCCGGTTTTAACTACCCGGATCGTCCGCTCGTTCAATCCACTTCCATCGAAGAATACCGTAAAAACCCTGCCTCCGGCAAGGCAGCATCCGAGATTCCTAAGATTCTCAAAGACGGAAAACTCGTGGATGCGGTCGGAGCGAATCCGAATTATTCTTACCCCGGTTACAAATGGGGAATGAGTATCGACCTTTCTTCCTGCACAGGTTGCGGTTCTTGTGTGATCGCTTGTCAGGTAGAGAACAACATTCCGGTCGTTGGACGTGATGAAGTTCGCGTGGGTCGCGAGATGCACTGGCTCCGTATCGACCGTTATTACATCGGCGAGCCGGATCAACCGGAAACTCTCCAAGTGGCTCACCAGCCTATGCTCTGCCAGCACTGCGATAACGCTCCTTGTGAAACCGTTTGTCCGGTTCTTGCAACCGTTCACAGTTCCGAAGGGATCAACGACATGGTTTACAACCGTTGTGTGGGAACTCGTTACTGCTCGAACAACTGTCCTTACAAAGTGAGACGTTTTAACTGGATGCAACACTGGTATAACGGTGCGGAAGGCGCGAAGGCTCCTCGTTATCTGGGACTCAATCCTGAAGTTACGGTTCGCGGTCGCGGGGTAATGGAAAAATGTAATTTCTGTTCTCACAAAATTGCGGAAGCGAAGATCGCCGCGAAAAACGAAGGTCGAGTTCTGAAAGACGGAGAAGTCAAAACCGCTTGCCAACAAAGTTGTGCCGCGGATGCGATCAGCTTCGGGAATACGAACGACAAAACTTCCGAAGTTGCGAAACTTTCTTCCGATCCAAGATCGTATCGTGTTCTCGAATATCTGAACGTCGGTCCTCAGGTTGCGTACCTGACCCGAGTCAGAAGCTCAATTTAA